The nucleotide sequence AATGCCGGTAAGGTGCTGGAGAGATTGGTACATCAAGACTTCGGATGTCCAACAACCACAACCGTTACGACTCGCATGGTAAAGACTACAGTGGTTATTCCAGCTCTGGCCACCAGTTTGCCAAGCACAACACAAGCAGTTCTCCATGCCAAGCCAAGTGAATACGCTTCTAAAGAAACAGAAAACGACCTTCCTTCTCCTATACCAAGTACTACCATTGACCCAGACCTCAGAGCAACCTTCTGCCCACCAAATATCTGCCTCAATGGAGGAACATGCTGGTTCAACCATGAGGGACACCTTAAATGCAGGTGTCCGCCAAGAACATCAGGCACATATTGTGAAAACAAAGACGATCCACCTTCGTCTGTGGACTTACCTACTGTATTAAGCACTGTAGCACCTGAAATCACTGCACAAATAGTAACTAGCTCTTCTATACTCTTGGACTTTCATCGGTACATTGAGATGCGTCCACACATCCGTGGAGTTCGGTTAACCTACATTAACCTCTCGGGCCTGGACAAGCGTCCCAAGCAACTCAACGTTCCTGCTTCTTATCCGGAGTACACACTACGCGGACTCCAGCCAAACTCTACATACTCTGTATGTGCCAGTCCATTGGGTGACTATGGCAACATGGATAGCGTATGCACCGAAGCACAGACGGTGATCCAGCAGCCAAGTCCTACTGGAGCAAGACTGGAGAACCCGAAGCTCACCACGATGCTCATCCCTGCAGTTGCCATCCTTCTTCTGCTAGTTCTAATCGCCATTGCCGTTGGCGTGGCTTGCTACATGCACCGGAAAAAATCAAAGGGACACCTGGATCACGAATGTGATCCCTCACAGCTCGAGTTGGATAATGGCTCTCTGCCACAAAAGCAAGAGATTATATCACGTCCGTCAACAGTGCAGAACGGTGGCTTGGACTACGAGGTACCACTTATGCAGCATCACAGTACTGCTAACAGCAATTTGAACAGTTTAAAGCCATCATATTTCTGATAACTAAGTGTGCCTTCGTTACATGCTAAAGCATGAAAACTGTAGCCTTACCTTCTCCATTACCTAAAAGGTACCACTGTGGACATCAACTTTGACCAGCCACAAGGTTCTTAGTGAAGACACGTTTTAGCTGGTGCAATCTTACTAGGATATTTCTCCTCTTAGTCCTCTTAAGCGCCTTTAGCATATCAGATCTGAAAGAAATCTGAAAACCCAAAAATCTGCattcattttaagtttaaaacAAAGTTCTTAGCGCACTTGGCTGCCACTTGTAAAAGGAAAAAACGTAGGTAATAATTTGACATGTAGCATCTGTGTGCAACTCTAAAGAGCTGCACTAACTGTGAACCGGCCCCACATGCACGTGGGCAATTGAAGATATGGACTTCTTAAGACATTCGAAGGCTGACACTTTTGATACTTTGATTTGTTTTGTAAAGttgcaaatgttgttttttggtgaactattttatatctgtaacttttttttaaacacaatgttTTTGTACAAATATGTGACTGCTAACAGGCTGCTCGTCCCCTGCCTCTTGTGACTTACAAAGCAGACAAAACATTAGCTAATAAACTTTGAAGATTAAAATTCACTTGCGCCACCAAGTGAATCAAAGGCTTTACTCTAGAAATGCCAGACAGTCTTAGTTAAAAGTCTTTACAGACTTGAAACTAAATCCCTCCTCTATTTTTCAGCCCCTATCCCATTTTGCCCTTAAAAACAGAGACAAAACGAAAGAACACACAGAGGGAGGGGACTGATTGAAAAGAAGATTAATATACATTATGTTCtgttgtatatatacagtatcctCAAAAGCTATAATTGTAAGCAACAAACCCTTATGGGATCATTTATATTTGTGTCCCAAAGGATTGAGGTTGTTTCCTAATCCACAGTTCAAAATCAGCCCTAATtttgcatcagtctgcaaaatgaGTCTTTGCACTATTTAGTTTAAGTTACTCTTTTCTCACTTAAATATGTTACAGGTTTTTATCTTCAAAACACTATGATGTGAATTCAAATAGTTCAGAGCTTGAGGTAATGTATGAGTGAGGTATTAGGTTCAGTTTAACCTAAATCAACAGTCTGATCTAAACCATACCCAAACATCTCAACAATACATTCATTGAAATGgcataaaatactttaaaacaaCCATCCATCCATGTTCCTCTATGACACACTTGTGTGTAATTTAAGATGAGGGAGCAGCCAAAAATACTGTAGGTTCTAGAGTCTTTCAAAGTTATGTTTACGGTAAAATGCCAAACCGAGACAGTGGGAAGCTGTGCTGATATACCTCTGTGAGGAAATGTGTTATTATTTTAGTGCTTGTTCTACATTCTGCCAGATAACATAatcataaaacataataaaattgtGCTGACAAGTGTATCTGCAGCCTTTTGGATACGTAATTGAAAAGATTTTCTTGTCGGAAACTCCAAACTGGAAACCAAATGTCAACATGAAGTATTGAaaatatttgtgaatattttcGATAAGATTTGCCTCTAATTAGGGATGTACCGATacctctttttctcttctgatccgaTTCCGATACCAGAAATCTCATTATCGGCCGATACGATACCGATCccaatccgataccagtgttgtttttaatcagtttagaatatctttacattattgtgcgGAAGTAATTgtgctaataataattattatttcaatataaatgtatagattattaagaaacactttattattaactagtttactggataatgtagcagcaatattaacagtaattccagtcttcaagtcttcagttgAAAAGAAACcggtgttttattttttattttttttatttaattttccccCCAATttttttcaacttgcatctggactttaaaggattcagatctctttttggtTCAAGTAATTTGTAAGACATCCGTCCGCTTTTCTTTCACACAGTtcatttttggaacccattcaacttaaaaatGGTTATaaagtgtaaaataaatactaatgacaataataacaatcatcataataatacacttgtattaatattattattaatggcttttaattttaaatacaacattcatatatttaaatcgtgcactttttaaaccctcaggcttttattttgacattcggAACTttccaggacgtcctgtatgtgtctgtttgtgggcaaGTTCACagcagtttaattcgcttcttattcaaaatctggtcaaatgcacctccggtAATGCGCTGGCGCTGCGTATACTATtgtagcagggcggagggcggggccgggtcgtgatcctacacacccggtcccgtattaggctaattatgcctccgtgagggataaagatcccctgcagtcgacctttatccctcacggagtcataattagcctaatacgggacaggggtgtgtaggatcacgacccggccccgccctccgccctgccacaactatacatttacttattaaacatccttttgtgattcacagagctatcgcacatcttcaagtggcttttaataaaatgcacgagtcatacgaactgctttaatggttcttttatgtcattttttgagcttgacagcaacgaacatgactaacacacaataTCGGATTCGGATTGGGCTCGACGGACCGacacccgatccgtctaaaaacgtcagtatcggagccgataccgatccaggtatcagatcggtgcatccctacttctAATATTCCCTGTTTAATTTGGGAAGCTCGTTTTTGTATTATTGTCTGTTATAATGTCAACTtggaaatatttgtatatatatgatgtattttgttttctttttttccaaaaaAGCTGCAAACTAAAGAagttataaaaacataaaacactatCGCCGTTTTCTGTTGCTTATTGCTTTTCTGACTGGCAGTTCATTCGGTTCCCTGACGTTAAAGTTGTACCTTTGTGTAGTGTGTTCAACTTTCCCCAGAGCTGTTTAACGAAGCTAAAAGAAAGTGTTAGTATCCCAAATGCCATCTGCAAATGAACCACCCAAAGCTACATTTTTAAGAGGAATTTCAGGATTTGAGTGCCAGGGAAAggtattacatttttcttttatggACAAGGCTTGAGGTAACACTGTGGAATTTTGATTGAAAACATACAGTTTCCAAATCTAATAGCTGCAACTTCACCACCATCACCGTCACCAGACTAAACACGATGAGTATTGTTTGTTAATATATACACATCCTGACTGACCACCCACCTGCTTTACAGGTACATTTGGAAGGAATTTGCAATACAAGCTCTGGCTTCTCAGCTACAACCATCCAACTGCAAGCTGTTGGGTATTAAAACCTGtttaacaacacaaaaacataaaacagccCACCTCTGTCCAGCAATAATAGTACTACTTCCAGTTGTAATGAGCACAGTCTTGTTTTCCTCTTAATTATTGGGTGAATTATCATTTTTAAGGACCAAGTTCTGAAGTGAACTCATGCCTACGTTTTCGCTAAAACCGAGAAGAGAACAACAGCTCAGACACCAAATGGAAATGAACATTTGGTCACAGCAACACGCAAAACCTCAACATGTGTTACAGGAACACGTCGGTCACAGGAAGAACAGACGGTACACTTAACACAGGCCAGTTTGTGTGTGGACACCAGTGAGTAGCTGAGCGTGTGTGCGTCGGTTTTACAACCTTCCAATAAAAGGGCCCCTTTATTCCCTGGGTTTAAGAGACCTGGACTTCTGGCTTGAGTCCAAACCCAGACTCAAACTGAGCAGCTCAAAGAGACTATTGTAGCCACCAGAGCTGACATTTTCAAATTATCCTCCAACAAATTCTCCTGAAAATTACTGCTGAGGTTTAGTTTCCAAATGTTGATGCCAAGAGTAGTGAGTTAAAACACAGAGTCGTGTGTCTAAGGAAAAGTAGTTCCCGTTGACGTTATTGTCTTCGTGTGCCATAAATACTTAATTTTAACACCCTATTTACAGGTAAAAACAGGAGTAAAGGAGTTACTTTATATGAGGCCCTGCTGAAACacaacagcttaaaccagcctaagcctAAATCTTAGATGGTTTTAGATGGTTTAAGATTTATTTTAGATCAGTTTGGTCTAGCTGGGCagtcagctggtcttccagccagaaaagtgcccaaaacccatcTACAACCAGACAACACACCAGCCTGACGAGGTTGGTAGTCCAGCTAAGACCAAGCAAACCAGCCAAAGCCAAAATTGTAGCTTGTTTAAGCTGGTTTTAGATGGTTTAAGATTTTAGTTTAGATCATTTTGGTCTAGCTGGACagtcagctggtcttccagccagAAAACTGCCCAAAACCCATCTACAACCAGACAACACACCAGCCTGACAAGGTTGGTAGTCCAGCTAAGACCAAACAAACCAGGTAAGACTGGTTTAAGCATGCTTTTTCTTGGCAAAAAGTGGTTTGACGACTAAAAACAAGTCAACAAAAGGCATATTTACACTTAAGATCTGGGTCTCGATAGAGATTTCCAGAtctgattcgattctgattcacaagctctcaattagatttgattgattttatttaacGATTCATCCGGATGTAAAAgggttaatatattttttaattacattttacactcaccgagcacgttattaggaacactatggaccTCATAATGTGCCCAACATggtgttctgctgttgtagcccatccgcctcaaggttcgacatgttgtaacGTTCTGAGATgatgttctgctcactacaattgtacagagtggttatctgagttaccattgcCTTTcggtcagctcgaaccagtttggccattctccgttgacctccgCTGAACTGCCGCTcacaagatgttttttgtttttggcatcattctaaactttagagactgttgtgaatgaaaatcccagcagttacagaaatactcaaaccagcccgtctggcaccaaaaattatgccacagttgaaatcactgagatcacatttgttccccattctgatggttgaagtgaatattaactgaagctcctgacccatatctgcatgatttcatgcaTTGCACTGCCGCCACACAACTGGCtgtttagataatcgcatgaataagtagatgtacatgtgttcctaataaagtggtcggtgagtgtatatttctattttttattgaatttgtcATTCCAGTTTAGTATAAGATATGCATAACTGAcaattaatttttgtattatttctaaAAATGAAATTCATATTTGATCACTAACGTCTAGTAGTGAACTGCTTTGCAAAACTAGAAGTAAAAGTGTGTCGAGAAAGAATAAATGTAACACATTGTTGCAATATACACTTGTGCAAAGTTTCTCACTTTATTGCACTTAAGATTTAAAGTCTTTTGTGTCTAGATTTATTGGAAAACCATATATTTAATAACCAATAACCCATTAAGTGGAAAAGTGAAAATATTGGTTAAAAATATCGGTCAAACCGATTCTCGGTCAATCTCTAGTTTTCACAgtctgttagttttagtttattttcattttctcagttttttctagtttcagtttagttacTGTAGTTTTCTTCTAGTGGgatttattgtatgaaaaactAAAACCAGAATGATTTTGAGctaattatgattttatttaagTTAGTTTTTGAGTTATGTAAAGGTAAAAGTTTTTTCCAATTatgtcagtttttattttttatttcagttaacgaaaatgttttcatttagattttgttttggttttcatTAACAATAGGGTAAATAATGGGCTTTATATTGCTAATACAGTAAACTAAACAGGGAACCTTCCAACTTGGTACactgcaaaaatataatttttccaaaTTAACCACAGAGTTCAAAATTTGCACTTCAAatgctatttatttaacagatataataatcaacacaGCCACAActaaagtaaactttaaagtaaaactaaaagatcgatcttgggatttaaataATCAATATCAGGATTGCACGAACAATATTGCAATCAATCTGTAAATTTATACTTTTACCACGCCCTAACTTAAATACTCTCATGAGTGACATCTAAATGAAAGTTTCTGCACAAGTTTATTCTGAGATGAAGACACAATTTTGAAACAACAACCACCTTTTCCTAGGATGAATAGGTATTGAAGCCCAAGAGGATTCTCTCTGATCTGAGATGTCCTGGAAGCTACTGTAAGTCCAAAATACCTGGTCTACCACGAGAGCTGAAAGAAGGTGTGCAGAGAATTACAGCAGGTCTACAACATCTCACTACATCATAAGACCGGCCAAGAACATGGACACTCACAATTATGCTGAAAGGGAAGTCATAGGGAGACATTAATAGAGTTGCCTTGGTCTTATCAGATTTCCTACAGCAAAAACATCAGGCCAGCTCACAAGCAGTTCAAGCTGCTTGAAGATTTTGtacactttttgaaaaaaaattgcaAGTGGTGGTTGCCCATTCAAAACTCACTGACACGATGCTTGTTTGTTCTAGGCATCGCCAGGTCTAAGGGGTCAGATCTTCCTTGTACAGGGTCAGATCTTCCTTGTGAACCCCTGAAATGGGTCTAAGGGGTCAGATCTTCCTTATGCACCCCTGAAATGGGTCTAAAGAGTCAGCTCTTCCTTGTGCAGGTCAAGGGGTCAGATCGTCCTTGTGCAACACTGAAACGGGTCAAGGGGTCAGATCTTCCTTGTACAGGGTCAGATCTTCCTTGTGAACCCCTGAAATGGGTCTAAGGGGTCAGATCTTCCTTATGCACCCCTGAAATGGGTCTAAAGAGTCAGCTCTTCCTTGTGCAGGTCAAGGGGTCAGATCGTCCTTGTGCAACACTGAAACGGGTCAAGGGGTCAGATCTTACTTGTGCACCCCTGAAACAGGTCTAAAGAGTCAGCTCTTCCTTGTGCACCCCTGAAACGGGTTTAAAGAGTCAGCTCATCCTTGTGAAGGTCAAGGGGTCAGATCTCCCTTGTGCACCCCTGAAATGGGTCTAAAGAGTCAGCTCTCCCTTGTGCACCCCTGAAACGGGTCTAAAGAGTCAGCTCTCCCTTGTGCACCCCTGAAACGGGTCTAAAGAGTCAGCTCTCCCTTGTGCACCCCTGAAACGGGTCTAAAGAGTCAGATTTTCCTTGTGCACTCCTGAAATGTGTCTAAAGAGTCAGCTCTCCCTTGTGCACCCCTGAAACGGGTCTAAAGAGTCAGATCTTCCTTGTGCACCCCTGAAACGGATCTAAAGAGTCAGCTCTCCCTTGTGCACCCCTGAAACGGATCTAAAGAGTCAGATCTTCCTTGTGCACCCCTAAAACGGATCTAAAGAGTCAGCTCATCCTTGTGCACCCCTGAAACGGGTCTAAAGAGTCAGATCTTCCTTGTGCACCCCTGAAACGGATCTAAAGAGTCAGCTCTCCCTTGTGCACCCCTGAAATGGGTCTAAAGAGTCAGCTCTCCCTTGTGCACCCCTGAAACGGATCTAAAGAGTCAGATCTCCCTTGTGCACCCCTGAAATGGGTCTAAAGAGTCAGATCTCCCTTGTGCACCCCTGAAACGGATCTAAAGAGTCAGATCTCCCTTGTGCACCCCTGAAACGGATCTAAAGAGTCAGATCTCCCTTGTGCACCCCTGAAACGGATCTAAAGAGTCAGCTCTCCCTTGTGCACCCCTGAAACGGATCTAAAGAGTCAGATCTCCCTTGTGCACCCCTGAAATGGGTCTAAAGAGTCAGCTCTCCCTTGTGCACCCCTGAAACGGATCTAAAGAGTCAGATCTCCCTTGTGCACCCCTGAAATGGGTCTAAAGAGTCAGCTCTCCCTTGTGCACCCCTGAAACGAGTCTAAAGAGTCAGATCTTCCTTGTGCACCCCTGAAACGGATCTAAAGAGTCAGATCTTCCTTGTGCACCCCTGAAACGGATCTAAAGAGTCAGATATTCCTTGTGCACCACTGAAACGGGTTTAAAGAGTCAGCTCATCCTTGTGCAGGTCAAAGGGTCAGATCTTCCTTGTGTACCCTTGAAACTGGTCTAAAGCCCCATACAGCACACACTGCAGCTAAAAAGCAACCTCATCTCATTTATTGTCAGTGAGAGCTAGAGACTTCCAGCGACACGAGCGACAGTAATTTCTGGTGACTAGATGTGGTgagcgacgtgacaaagttgagaacaTTTAATTTGATGCTAATGAGGAATGACTTTCTGGAGCAACAACCAACAGGAGTGAAGACTGTGTCAGTAGAGTTCACATCTTCCATCTCCTTTGAGTCGAGTGCAAGCAAGAAAGAGAAGTTAAAGTTTCTGTGAGTGATTTCACAGTTCAATATGATTAatctgtaaccacatacatggatataGTTTAAAAAATGATGTGTGGAAAAAAATTGTCGgcagtctgagtgagtttgatttgtACATTGATAGTTCATTCACTTATTAATGTTACGATccattg is from Xyrauchen texanus isolate HMW12.3.18 chromosome 8, RBS_HiC_50CHRs, whole genome shotgun sequence and encodes:
- the vasnb gene encoding vasorin b, translating into MKPFISHLLLLLYQLLPSLVLTDTCPTDCTCTTIYSILCFSRRAPKMPSDVSTEAKSLYVFKNGIETLSQEDFDGLSNLEMLDLSQNKLTELPDRVFEPLSSLLNLDLSANQIVHISQESFAGLELLERLYLYNNFIESIHPAAFDGLELLIELKLQGNKLTTLPALKMPHLLLLDLRFNSIPTPGPKRLHTPKLESLKLGGLGLTRLDEDLLGSFKNLHELDISNNQLTTFPPVLREARGLVTLSLGGNPMGPLKWEDFEKLTELQELDISNLSLQGLSETLTQLFPLLKKLTVAENPFNCLCNLAWFPSWLRNKQIQLGRTEETRCHFPPLNAGKVLERLVHQDFGCPTTTTVTTRMVKTTVVIPALATSLPSTTQAVLHAKPSEYASKETENDLPSPIPSTTIDPDLRATFCPPNICLNGGTCWFNHEGHLKCRCPPRTSGTYCENKDDPPSSVDLPTVLSTVAPEITAQIVTSSSILLDFHRYIEMRPHIRGVRLTYINLSGLDKRPKQLNVPASYPEYTLRGLQPNSTYSVCASPLGDYGNMDSVCTEAQTVIQQPSPTGARLENPKLTTMLIPAVAILLLLVLIAIAVGVACYMHRKKSKGHLDHECDPSQLELDNGSLPQKQEIISRPSTVQNGGLDYEVPLMQHHSTANSNLNSLKPSYF